The Fulvivirga ligni genome window below encodes:
- the lpxD gene encoding UDP-3-O-(3-hydroxymyristoyl)glucosamine N-acyltransferase — protein MKFTVDQIASLLEGEVVGNGSVEIGMLAKIENAKQGDISFISNPKYENYLYTTEASAVILKKGFVPKKEVNAALILVEDPYSCFTVLLEEYHKFISFQKSGIEQPSFIGENSTAGEDLYRGAFSYIGSNVKIGNNVKIYPHAYIGDNVEIGDNTIINAGVKLYPHTKVGYNCVIHSGTVIGSDGFGFAPQKDGTYKTIPQMGNVKIGNHVDIGANTVIDCATFYGDATKIGDGVKLDNLIQIAHNVEIGNNTVIAAQTGVSGSTKVGENCVIAGQVGIAGHISLANKTSIGAQAGLGKNIKDEGAQLMGSPAFNYKDYYKTYAIFKNLPDLNVRLKQLEEKVLNLPTFQEK, from the coding sequence ATGAAGTTTACGGTTGATCAGATTGCATCACTTTTAGAAGGCGAAGTAGTAGGAAATGGTAGTGTGGAGATAGGTATGTTGGCTAAAATTGAGAATGCAAAGCAGGGCGATATATCTTTTATTTCCAATCCCAAATACGAAAACTACCTATACACTACTGAGGCTAGTGCAGTAATACTTAAAAAAGGTTTTGTGCCAAAGAAAGAGGTGAATGCCGCCCTTATTTTGGTAGAAGATCCATACAGCTGTTTTACAGTTCTACTCGAAGAATATCACAAGTTTATAAGTTTCCAAAAATCAGGCATAGAGCAACCTTCTTTTATAGGTGAGAACAGCACCGCCGGAGAAGATTTATACAGAGGAGCATTTTCATATATTGGCAGCAATGTTAAAATAGGAAATAATGTTAAAATCTACCCTCATGCTTACATTGGAGATAACGTAGAAATTGGTGACAACACCATTATTAACGCAGGCGTAAAGCTCTACCCTCATACGAAGGTAGGTTACAACTGTGTTATCCACTCCGGCACCGTAATAGGAAGTGACGGTTTTGGATTTGCCCCTCAAAAAGATGGCACTTATAAGACCATCCCTCAAATGGGTAATGTTAAAATAGGCAATCATGTAGATATTGGTGCAAATACAGTTATTGACTGTGCTACCTTCTATGGCGATGCCACCAAAATTGGAGATGGAGTAAAATTAGATAACCTTATTCAAATAGCTCATAACGTAGAGATTGGCAATAATACCGTGATCGCGGCACAAACTGGTGTAAGCGGATCTACCAAAGTGGGAGAAAACTGTGTGATAGCTGGCCAGGTAGGTATAGCCGGACACATCTCTTTAGCCAATAAAACATCTATAGGAGCACAGGCAGGATTAGGAAAGAATATCAAGGATGAAGGCGCTCAACTCATGGGTAGCCCCGCTTTTAACTACAAAGACTATTACAAGACCTACGCAATTTTTAAAAATCTCCCGGATTTAAATGTCAGATTAAAGCAACTTGAAGAAAAAGTACTAAATTTGCCGACATTTCAAGAAAAATAA
- a CDS encoding HD domain-containing protein, which produces MNKKKIFNDPVYGFINIKSELVFDIIEHPVFQRLRRIKQLGLTDLVYPGALHTRFHHAVGAMHLMSQALESLKSKGVEITDEESEAVQIAILLHDMGHGPFSHALEYSLLHGIQHESISFLFMKYLNEQFDNQLSLAIKIFQNTYHKKFLHQLVSSQLDMDRLDYLKRDSFFTGVSEGAIGLERIISMLNVVNDNIVVEEKGIYSIENFLNARRLMYWQVYLHKASVSAEKMLINLIIRAKDLAMSGHDVFATPALKHFLTHQYTLDDFQQNDDLLIMFGQLDDYDIWGAIKVWQHHEDKILSQLSKFLLNRKLFKIKLTNEPLSKEELKSLRNKIAESYNVLRTDSRYFFAHGEVTNKAYIAGGQTINILTKKGKVIDIAEAADLPNIKAMSKIVKKYYLCCPKNVSL; this is translated from the coding sequence TTGAATAAAAAGAAAATTTTCAACGATCCTGTTTACGGATTTATTAACATAAAAAGTGAGCTGGTGTTCGATATTATTGAACACCCTGTTTTTCAGAGGTTAAGAAGGATTAAGCAGCTCGGGTTAACTGATTTAGTATATCCCGGAGCCCTACATACCAGATTTCATCATGCTGTGGGCGCCATGCACCTGATGTCTCAGGCTTTAGAGAGCCTAAAAAGCAAAGGTGTAGAAATCACAGATGAAGAAAGTGAAGCCGTACAAATAGCTATTCTACTTCATGATATGGGTCACGGGCCATTTTCGCATGCTTTAGAATACAGTCTTCTGCACGGTATTCAGCACGAAAGTATCTCGTTCCTCTTTATGAAATATTTAAATGAACAGTTTGACAACCAGCTGTCTTTGGCCATCAAAATATTTCAAAACACTTACCACAAGAAATTCCTCCACCAGCTTGTGTCCAGCCAGCTGGATATGGACCGATTGGATTACCTGAAAAGAGACAGTTTCTTTACCGGAGTGTCTGAGGGAGCCATTGGTTTGGAGAGAATCATTAGCATGCTCAATGTGGTGAATGACAACATTGTAGTGGAAGAAAAGGGAATTTACAGCATAGAGAACTTCCTTAATGCCAGGCGTTTGATGTATTGGCAGGTTTATCTTCACAAAGCTTCTGTCAGCGCCGAAAAAATGCTCATTAACCTGATCATCAGGGCTAAAGATTTAGCCATGAGCGGCCATGATGTATTTGCAACTCCTGCGCTCAAACATTTTCTAACGCACCAATACACATTAGACGATTTTCAGCAAAATGACGATCTTCTCATCATGTTTGGTCAGCTGGATGATTATGATATTTGGGGTGCCATAAAAGTATGGCAACATCATGAAGATAAGATCCTTAGCCAGCTCAGCAAGTTTTTGCTTAACAGGAAATTATTCAAGATTAAGCTTACCAATGAGCCCCTTAGTAAAGAAGAGCTAAAGTCATTGAGGAACAAGATAGCAGAGAGCTATAATGTACTAAGAACAGACAGCAGATACTTCTTCGCACATGGTGAAGTAACCAATAAAGCTTACATAGCGGGAGGACAAACCATAAACATACTCACTAAAAAAGGAAAGGTAATAGACATTGCAGAGGCAGCCGACTTACCTAATATTAAGGCCATGAGTAAAATTGTCAAAAAATACTATCTATGCTGCCCTAAAAATGTATCTTTGTGA
- a CDS encoding bifunctional response regulator/alkaline phosphatase family protein: MQRYNILWADDEIDLLKPHILFLENKGYDITPVNSGADAMEKCEQQHYDVVFLDENMPGMTGLETLTQIKSMKPNLPVVMITKSEEELIMEEAIGAKIADYLIKPLNPSQILLSVKKILDNKRLITEKTNLSYQQEFRNISMAFGDNLDHEEWAEIYKKLVYWELEIDKTENKSMADVLFMQKDEANSQFTKFIKEEYEDWLNDADVEKPLLSHMLMKKKVFPHLSDERPVFFLVIDNLRYDQWKVIEPAIMEYFTVEEEDSYYSILPTTTAYSRNAIFSGMLPEEMAKKHKDLWVGEDVEEGKNNNEDQFLERQLKRNNLDIKFSYHKIKQISEGKQLVDNIRNLASNQLNVIVYNFVDMLSHARTDMAMIRELAPDESAYRSITKSWIEHSPLIEAIRNIADAGGKLIITTDHGTIRVKRPFKIVGDRNTNTNLRYKQGKNLGYDGGDKIMEALKPERLHLPKINVSSTYVFATEDQFFAYPNNYNYYVNYYRDTFQHGGVSMEEMIIPIISLNSKYGG, translated from the coding sequence ATGCAAAGATATAATATTTTGTGGGCCGACGACGAGATTGACCTATTAAAGCCCCATATACTTTTTTTAGAGAATAAAGGATACGATATAACCCCGGTAAATAGTGGCGCAGATGCCATGGAAAAATGCGAGCAACAGCATTATGATGTAGTGTTTCTAGATGAAAACATGCCTGGTATGACAGGACTTGAGACATTAACGCAGATAAAAAGTATGAAGCCTAACCTACCCGTGGTAATGATTACCAAAAGTGAGGAGGAGCTGATTATGGAGGAGGCTATCGGGGCTAAAATTGCTGACTACCTTATTAAACCTCTAAATCCAAGTCAAATATTATTGTCTGTAAAGAAGATATTGGATAACAAGAGGCTGATTACTGAGAAAACGAACCTTAGCTATCAGCAGGAATTCCGAAATATCAGCATGGCATTTGGTGACAATCTTGATCATGAAGAATGGGCAGAGATTTATAAAAAGCTTGTATACTGGGAGTTAGAAATAGATAAGACTGAAAATAAGAGCATGGCCGATGTTCTCTTTATGCAGAAAGATGAGGCTAACAGTCAGTTTACTAAATTTATAAAAGAGGAATATGAAGACTGGCTCAATGATGCTGATGTTGAAAAGCCTTTATTGTCTCATATGCTTATGAAGAAAAAGGTATTCCCTCACCTCAGTGACGAGAGGCCTGTTTTCTTTTTAGTGATTGACAACCTTAGATATGACCAATGGAAGGTGATAGAACCCGCCATAATGGAATATTTTACTGTAGAGGAAGAAGATAGTTATTATTCTATACTGCCAACTACTACCGCATACTCTCGTAATGCCATATTTTCTGGAATGCTACCTGAGGAGATGGCTAAGAAGCATAAGGACCTTTGGGTGGGTGAAGATGTAGAAGAAGGAAAAAATAACAATGAGGACCAATTCTTAGAGCGCCAGCTGAAAAGAAATAATCTTGATATAAAATTTAGCTATCATAAAATTAAGCAGATAAGCGAAGGTAAGCAGCTGGTAGATAACATTAGAAATCTGGCTAGTAATCAGCTTAATGTGATTGTTTATAATTTCGTAGATATGCTTTCTCATGCCAGAACAGATATGGCTATGATCAGAGAGCTGGCACCCGATGAATCCGCTTACCGATCTATCACCAAATCCTGGATAGAGCATTCTCCACTTATTGAAGCCATCAGAAATATTGCCGACGCTGGTGGTAAACTTATTATTACTACTGATCATGGTACTATCAGAGTAAAAAGACCTTTTAAAATTGTTGGTGACAGAAATACTAATACCAACTTAAGGTATAAACAAGGTAAAAATCTTGGGTATGATGGGGGTGATAAAATTATGGAAGCCCTTAAGCCTGAGAGACTTCACTTACCTAAAATCAATGTTTCTTCGACGTACGTGTTTGCCACAGAAGATCAGTTTTTCGCTTATCCTAATAACTATAATTATTACGTGAATTACTATAGGGATACCTTTCAGCATGGAGGAGTTTCCATGGAGGAAATGATTATTCCAATTATTTCACTAAATTCGAAATATGGTGGATAA
- the tsaE gene encoding tRNA (adenosine(37)-N6)-threonylcarbamoyltransferase complex ATPase subunit type 1 TsaE: MVDKASADLSITYANLEEIEKVAQQIISFADQDKVWIFEGEMGAGKTTLIKVICEQLGVEDVVNSPTYAIVNEYQNGEGEVFYHFDFYRLNSLEEAMEIGTTEYFDSGDYCFIEWPSKVAELLPDDILKIQISITEDNKRLIEITRYE; this comes from the coding sequence ATGGTGGATAAAGCTTCTGCAGATTTAAGCATAACTTATGCTAATCTGGAGGAAATTGAGAAGGTTGCTCAGCAGATAATTTCATTTGCTGATCAGGATAAAGTGTGGATTTTTGAAGGCGAAATGGGAGCTGGAAAAACCACGCTTATTAAGGTTATATGCGAGCAGTTAGGTGTGGAAGATGTAGTGAATAGTCCTACATATGCCATAGTTAATGAGTATCAAAATGGTGAGGGCGAAGTGTTCTATCATTTTGATTTTTATCGACTAAATAGCCTGGAAGAAGCAATGGAAATTGGCACTACGGAGTATTTCGATTCTGGTGATTATTGTTTCATTGAGTGGCCTTCTAAAGTAGCGGAGCTTTTGCCTGATGACATTTTAAAAATTCAGATAAGTATAACTGAAGATAATAAGCGGTTAATTGAAATAACCAGGTATGAGTAA